Proteins found in one Salvelinus alpinus chromosome 11, SLU_Salpinus.1, whole genome shotgun sequence genomic segment:
- the cldn7a gene encoding claudin-7-A → MANSGIQLLGFALSLVGVIALIVGTILPQWKMSAYIGDNIITAVAMYQGLWMSCAFQSTGQLQCKIYDSILQLDSALQATRALMIVGIIVSIAGLGVATMGMKCTTCGGNNKVRKSRTAMTGGIILLIGALCAVVACSWFAHNVIRAFYNPYTPVNTKFEFGAAIFIAWGGSFLDVLGGAMLASSCPRSKKPVPKYPAMSGVSARSPPSSTKEYV, encoded by the exons ATGGCAAACTCGGGAATTCAACTTTTAGGATTCGCCCTGTCACTCGTCGGTGTTATTGCACTCATTGTGGGGACCATTCTGCCACAGTGGAAGATGTCTGCGTACATAGGAGACAACATCATAACGGCGGTTGCCATGTACCAAGGATTATGGATGTCATGCGCTTTTCAGAGCACAGGGCAGCTCCAATGTAAAATATACGACTCGATCCTGCAGCTCGACA GTGCTCTCCAGGCCACCCGTGCCCTGATGATCGTTGGCATCATCGTATCCATCGCTGGGCTGGGCGTGGCCACCATGGGCATGAAGTGTACCACCTGCGGAGGGAACAACAAAGTGCGCAAGTCTCGGACCGCCATGACTGGAGGCATCATCCTACTGAttggag CTCTGTGTGCAGTAGTGGCCTGTTCGTGGTTCGCTCACAATGTCATCCGGGCCTTCTATAACCCTTATACTCCTGTCAACACAAA GTTTGAGTTTGGAGCAGCCATCTTCATTGCCTGGGGAGGTTCTTTCCTGGACGTGCTGGGGGGAGCCATGCTGGCATCTTCCTGCCCCAGGAGTAAAAAGCCGGTGCCCAAATACCCCGCCATGAGTGGCGTGAGCGCCCGCTCACCCCCCAGCAGCACCAAGGAGTATGTGTGA